A region of Paraburkholderia sp. BL23I1N1 DNA encodes the following proteins:
- a CDS encoding efflux RND transporter permease subunit: protein MSTTHEEGRFNLSAWALRHQALVVFLIALATAFGILAYTRLAQSEDPPFTFRVMVIRTFWPGATARQVQEQVTDRIGRKLQETPAIDFVRSYSRPGESLMFFSMKDSAPVKDVPETWYQVRKKVGDIAATLPPGIQGPFFNDEFGDVYTNIYTLEGDGFSAAQLHDYADQLRTVLLRVPGVGKVDYFGDPDQHIYIEITNTQLTRLGISPQQLGQAINSQNSVSPAGTLTTTDDRVFVRPTGQFKDVNALADTLIRINNRSFRLGDIATIKRGYDDPVVTQMRSGGKTVLGIGITMQPGGDVIRLGKALDQEMVKLRGYLPAGLQLVEVSSMPNAVARSVDDFLEAVAEAIAIVLVVSLLSLGVRTGMVVVISIPVVLAVTALCMYLFDIGLHKVSLGTLVLALGLLVDDAIIAVEMMSVKLEQGWSRTRAAAFAYTSTAFPMLTGTLVTVSGFLPIALAKSSTGEYTRSIFEVSAIALIASWFAAVVLIPLLGYHMLPERKRQAHEADDHEHDIYDTRFYKRLRGWISWCIERRFVVLAITVGLFILAMAGFTLVPQQFFPSSDRPELLVDVRLPEGASYDATLRQAERLEKVLVGRPEIDHTVDFVGTGAPRFYLPLDQQLPQPNFAQFVITAKSVKDREKLAQWLEPELRNNFPAIRTRLSRLENGPPVGYPVQFRVSGDDIATVRSIAERVAATLRADHGTRNVQFDWDEPAERSVHFEVDQKKARELGVTSEDVSSFLAMTLSGYTVTQYRERDKLISVDLRAPKAERVDPSKLLTLAMPTPNGPVPLGTLGHLRNDLEYGVIWERDRQPTITVQSDVAPGAQGIDVTHAVDKALSQIRATLPVGYRIEIGGSVEESGKGQTSINAQMPIMIIAVLTLLMIQLQSFARVLMVVLTAPLGLIGVVLTLLLFGQPFGFVAMLGVIAMFGIIMRNSVILVDQIEQDIAAGHKRFDAIVGATVRRFRPITLTAAAAVLALIPLLRSNFFGPMATALMGGITSATILTLFYLPALYAMSFRVRDDEREPPPPSGTTHSGN, encoded by the coding sequence ATGAGCACTACCCATGAAGAAGGACGCTTCAACCTGTCCGCATGGGCGCTGCGCCATCAGGCGCTGGTCGTCTTCCTGATCGCGCTCGCAACCGCGTTCGGCATTCTCGCCTATACCCGTCTCGCCCAATCCGAAGACCCGCCCTTCACGTTCCGCGTCATGGTGATCCGCACCTTCTGGCCCGGCGCGACCGCGCGCCAGGTCCAGGAACAGGTCACCGACCGCATTGGCCGCAAACTGCAGGAAACGCCCGCCATCGATTTCGTGCGCAGTTACTCGCGCCCCGGCGAATCGCTGATGTTCTTCTCGATGAAAGACTCGGCGCCCGTCAAGGACGTGCCTGAAACCTGGTATCAGGTGCGCAAGAAAGTAGGAGATATCGCGGCGACCTTGCCGCCAGGCATTCAAGGCCCATTCTTCAACGACGAATTCGGCGACGTTTACACCAACATCTACACGCTCGAGGGCGACGGCTTTTCCGCCGCGCAGTTGCACGACTATGCGGACCAGTTGCGCACGGTGCTGCTGCGGGTGCCGGGCGTCGGCAAGGTCGATTATTTCGGCGATCCAGATCAGCACATCTACATCGAGATCACCAACACGCAACTCACGCGCCTTGGTATCTCGCCGCAGCAACTGGGCCAGGCCATCAATTCGCAGAACAGCGTCTCGCCGGCGGGCACGCTGACTACCACCGACGACCGTGTGTTCGTGCGCCCCACCGGCCAGTTCAAGGACGTCAACGCGCTCGCCGACACGCTGATCCGCATCAACAACCGCTCGTTCCGTCTCGGTGACATCGCGACCATCAAGCGCGGTTACGACGATCCGGTCGTCACGCAAATGCGCTCGGGCGGCAAGACGGTCCTCGGCATCGGCATCACGATGCAGCCGGGCGGGGATGTGATTCGTCTGGGTAAAGCGCTCGATCAGGAGATGGTCAAGCTGCGGGGCTACCTGCCCGCGGGCTTGCAGCTCGTCGAAGTGTCGAGCATGCCGAACGCGGTCGCGCGTTCTGTCGACGATTTTCTCGAAGCCGTCGCCGAGGCGATTGCGATTGTGCTGGTGGTCAGCCTGCTGTCGTTGGGTGTCCGCACCGGCATGGTGGTCGTGATCTCGATACCCGTGGTGCTCGCCGTCACGGCGCTGTGCATGTATCTGTTCGACATCGGGCTGCACAAAGTGTCGCTGGGCACGCTGGTGCTTGCGTTGGGGCTTTTGGTGGACGACGCGATCATCGCGGTCGAAATGATGTCGGTGAAACTGGAGCAAGGCTGGAGCCGCACGCGCGCCGCGGCCTTCGCGTACACCAGCACCGCTTTTCCGATGCTGACCGGAACGCTCGTGACCGTGTCCGGCTTCCTGCCGATCGCGTTGGCGAAGTCGAGCACCGGCGAATACACGCGCTCGATCTTCGAAGTGTCGGCGATCGCGCTGATCGCCTCGTGGTTCGCGGCCGTGGTGCTGATTCCGCTGCTCGGCTATCACATGCTGCCGGAGCGCAAACGTCAGGCGCACGAAGCGGACGACCACGAACACGACATCTACGACACCCGCTTCTACAAGCGGTTGCGTGGCTGGATCAGCTGGTGCATCGAGCGGCGTTTTGTTGTGCTGGCCATCACCGTCGGGCTGTTCATTCTGGCCATGGCAGGCTTCACGCTGGTGCCGCAGCAATTCTTCCCGAGCTCGGACCGTCCCGAGTTGCTGGTGGACGTGCGCTTGCCCGAAGGCGCTTCGTACGACGCAACGTTACGCCAGGCAGAGCGGTTGGAAAAAGTGCTGGTGGGCCGCCCGGAAATCGATCATACGGTGGACTTCGTCGGCACCGGTGCGCCGCGTTTCTATCTCCCGCTCGATCAGCAACTGCCGCAACCGAATTTTGCGCAGTTCGTGATCACGGCGAAATCCGTGAAAGATCGCGAGAAGCTCGCGCAGTGGCTCGAACCGGAATTGCGCAATAACTTTCCGGCGATCCGCACACGCTTGTCGCGCCTCGAGAACGGACCACCAGTGGGCTATCCCGTGCAGTTCCGTGTGAGCGGCGACGACATCGCCACCGTGCGTTCGATCGCCGAGCGTGTCGCTGCGACCCTGCGTGCCGACCACGGCACCCGCAACGTCCAGTTCGACTGGGACGAGCCTGCCGAGCGCTCGGTGCACTTCGAAGTCGATCAGAAAAAAGCACGCGAACTCGGCGTGACCTCCGAAGACGTTTCGAGTTTCCTCGCCATGACGCTCTCCGGCTACACCGTCACGCAGTATCGCGAGCGCGACAAGCTCATCAGCGTCGATCTGCGCGCACCCAAGGCGGAACGCGTCGACCCTTCGAAACTCCTCACACTGGCGATGCCGACGCCGAACGGCCCCGTGCCGCTCGGCACGCTCGGCCATCTGCGCAACGACCTCGAATACGGCGTGATCTGGGAACGCGACCGGCAGCCCACTATCACCGTGCAGTCCGACGTCGCGCCGGGCGCGCAAGGGATCGACGTCACGCATGCCGTCGATAAAGCCTTGAGCCAGATTCGCGCCACGCTGCCGGTGGGCTACCGGATCGAAATCGGCGGCTCGGTGGAGGAAAGCGGCAAGGGGCAAACATCGATCAACGCGCAGATGCCGATCATGATCATCGCCGTGCTGACGCTCCTGATGATCCAGTTGCAGAGTTTCGCGCGCGTGCTGATGGTGGTGCTGACCGCGCCGCTCGGTCTGATCGGTGTGGTGCTGACGCTGCTGCTGTTCGGCCAGCCGTTTGGCTTTGTCGCGATGCTCGGGGTGATCGCCATGTTCGGCATCATCATGCGCAACTCGGTGATTCTCGTCGATCAGATCGAGCAGGACATTGCTGCGGGGCATAAGCGCTTCGACGCGATTGTCGGCGCGACGGTGCGGCGGTTCCGGCCGATCACGCTAACCGCGGCGGCCGCCGTGCTCGCGCTGATTCCGCTGTTGCGCTCGAACTTTTTCGGCCCGATGGCAACCGCGCTGATGGGTGGCATTACGAGCGCGACCATTCTCACGCTGTTCTATCTGCCGGCCCTGTACGCAATGTCGTTCAGAGTACGCGACGACGAGCGCGAGCCACCGCCGCCGTCCGGCACGACGCATTCGGGGAACTGA
- a CDS encoding GNAT family N-acetyltransferase produces the protein MNLSFANTTHADVDTLVEIRIAAMRESLERIGRFDPVRARERFVASFDPGFCRFILIDGERAGFVLLRHDADHLLLDHLYIVPTQQGKGIGQAVLAELFAEADAKSLPLKVGALRDSDSNRFYQRHGFVKAAESEWDIYYEREPRA, from the coding sequence ATGAACCTGAGTTTCGCCAACACCACACACGCCGACGTCGATACGCTCGTGGAAATCCGTATCGCGGCCATGCGAGAGAGTCTGGAACGCATCGGCCGCTTTGATCCCGTTCGCGCACGTGAACGCTTTGTTGCGTCGTTCGATCCCGGTTTCTGCCGCTTCATTCTGATTGACGGCGAGCGTGCCGGCTTCGTGCTGTTGAGACACGACGCCGACCATCTGCTGCTGGATCATCTGTACATCGTTCCGACTCAGCAGGGCAAAGGGATCGGCCAGGCCGTACTGGCCGAACTATTCGCCGAGGCCGATGCGAAATCGCTGCCGCTCAAAGTGGGTGCGCTGCGCGACAGCGATTCGAATCGTTTTTACCAGCGGCATGGCTTCGTCAAAGCGGCCGAAAGCGAGTGGGATATTTATTACGAACGCGAGCCGCGAGCGTGA
- a CDS encoding TetR/AcrR family transcriptional regulator, which yields MKRQRLTREQSKDQTRLRLLDAAQAIFMKKGFVAASVEDIAGAAGYTRGAFYSNFRSKNELFLELLRRDHETMQAGLQAIFESAASREEMEERVLRYYGSLHRENKCFLLWVEAKLLAVRDGRFRIRFNAFLHEKLEQLSAYIREFSALVGTPLPLPAETLAMGLMGLCDGVQFFYTVDPQNVTGEVAEKVLTGFFARVVFGRDA from the coding sequence ATGAAACGGCAACGACTTACACGCGAGCAGAGCAAAGATCAGACACGTCTGCGTCTGCTCGACGCTGCGCAAGCAATTTTTATGAAGAAAGGCTTTGTCGCGGCGAGTGTCGAAGACATTGCCGGGGCGGCGGGTTATACACGCGGCGCGTTCTACTCGAACTTCCGCAGCAAGAACGAGCTGTTTCTCGAACTACTGCGGCGCGACCACGAGACGATGCAGGCGGGGCTGCAGGCCATCTTCGAAAGCGCGGCCTCGCGCGAAGAGATGGAAGAACGCGTGCTGCGTTATTACGGCAGCCTGCATCGCGAGAACAAGTGCTTCCTGCTGTGGGTGGAGGCGAAGCTGCTCGCCGTGCGCGACGGCCGCTTCCGGATACGCTTCAACGCGTTCCTGCACGAGAAGCTCGAACAGTTGAGCGCCTACATCCGCGAGTTTTCGGCGCTGGTCGGCACGCCGCTACCGTTGCCGGCGGAGACGTTGGCGATGGGCTTGATGGGATTGTGCGACGGCGTGCAGTTCTTCTACACGGTCGATCCACAGAACGTGACGGGGGAAGTGGCTGAAAAGGTGCTGACGGGCTTTTTCGCGCGCGTGGTGTTCGGGCGCGACGCGTAG
- a CDS encoding DUF2795 domain-containing protein produces MSASTIPGESIDLQIADVLREVSFPTYKDALVDAAREAGASNEVLSMLDGLPEQDYADVTSITRLIGGNYGPGLGA; encoded by the coding sequence ATGAGCGCATCGACTATTCCCGGCGAATCGATTGATCTGCAGATCGCCGACGTGCTGCGCGAAGTCAGTTTCCCGACTTACAAAGACGCGCTAGTCGACGCCGCGCGCGAAGCCGGCGCGAGCAACGAAGTCCTGTCGATGCTCGACGGCTTGCCGGAACAGGATTACGCCGACGTCACGTCGATCACGCGCCTGATCGGCGGCAATTACGGGCCGGGTCTGGGCGCATGA
- a CDS encoding AraC family transcriptional regulator gives MSGKQVLTLSPLSSDPKPASDWIHRSPHSGGTSGIERIEAFFHRAGYAMHRHDTYAIGRTLAGVQSFRYRGSMRSSLPGGTMVLHPDEPHDGQAGTRDGFRYRMIYVDPALFQQALGGKPLPFLEGGLSNDPRLFAATERLLRTMDRAIDSLEQDDALYDLAIALDAVVGAAATTRRPVDYLAAERAREYMLGSLDSAVTLDELAAAAGRDRWSLSRDFRALFGTSPHRYLTMRRLDLVRELAVKGISLADASAAAGFTDQSHMTRHFKRAWGVAPAQWLKMLGPSATRTHEATNVPT, from the coding sequence ATGAGCGGCAAGCAGGTGTTGACGCTGAGTCCGCTTTCGTCCGATCCAAAGCCCGCTTCCGACTGGATTCATCGCTCGCCGCATTCGGGCGGCACGAGCGGCATCGAGCGAATCGAAGCCTTCTTCCATCGTGCAGGCTATGCCATGCACCGGCACGATACCTATGCGATAGGCCGCACCCTGGCTGGCGTGCAGAGCTTCCGCTACCGCGGCAGCATGCGTAGCAGCTTGCCGGGCGGCACGATGGTGCTGCATCCCGACGAGCCGCACGACGGCCAGGCCGGCACCCGCGACGGCTTTCGCTACCGGATGATCTATGTCGATCCGGCGCTGTTCCAGCAGGCGCTCGGCGGCAAGCCGTTGCCGTTCCTCGAAGGCGGCCTGTCGAACGACCCGCGTCTCTTTGCCGCGACCGAGAGGCTGCTGCGCACGATGGATCGCGCAATCGATTCGCTCGAACAGGACGATGCGCTCTACGATCTGGCCATCGCGCTCGACGCCGTGGTCGGTGCGGCGGCGACGACGCGACGGCCGGTGGATTACCTCGCGGCGGAACGGGCGCGCGAGTACATGCTGGGCTCGCTCGACAGTGCCGTCACACTCGACGAACTGGCGGCAGCCGCCGGACGCGACCGCTGGAGTTTGTCGCGGGATTTTCGTGCGCTGTTCGGCACCAGTCCGCATCGCTATCTGACCATGCGGCGTCTCGATCTCGTGCGGGAACTGGCCGTCAAGGGGATATCGCTCGCCGATGCGTCCGCGGCCGCCGGCTTCACTGATCAAAGTCACATGACGCGGCATTTCAAACGCGCGTGGGGTGTCGCGCCGGCACAGTGGCTGAAGATGCTGGGGCCCTCGGCAACGCGTACGCACGAGGCGACGAACGTCCCGACATAG
- a CDS encoding lipid A biosynthesis lauroyl acyltransferase: MTGLLRAFAFLPYGVVARIGTGIGALLYRMPSSRRRVVHTNLRLCFPDMSDEERERLARAHFCHVIRSYVERGPQWFGNAQSLARLVEVESAIDLDDMEGKPTIFVGFHFVGIEAGCMMYSTRHPVASLYTPMSNLLLDSMAKRQRARFGTEMIPRSDSVRKALRALRDGTPVMLAADMDFGLRDSVFVPFFGVPACTLTSVSRMAKAGNARVVPFVTEVLPDYRGYKLTIFDALSDFPSDDVAVDARRITEFLETQVRRIPDQYYWVHKRFKNRPVGEAGVY; encoded by the coding sequence ATGACAGGTCTGCTGCGTGCATTTGCCTTCCTGCCGTACGGCGTTGTCGCGCGTATCGGCACCGGCATCGGTGCGCTGCTATACCGCATGCCGAGCTCGCGCCGGCGTGTCGTGCATACCAATCTGAGGCTCTGTTTTCCCGACATGAGCGACGAGGAGCGTGAACGTCTCGCGCGCGCGCATTTCTGTCATGTGATCCGCAGTTATGTCGAGCGCGGCCCGCAATGGTTCGGCAACGCGCAGTCGCTGGCGCGTCTCGTCGAAGTGGAAAGTGCGATTGATCTCGACGATATGGAAGGCAAGCCGACGATTTTTGTCGGCTTCCATTTTGTCGGTATCGAGGCGGGTTGCATGATGTATTCGACGCGGCACCCGGTTGCGTCGCTCTATACGCCGATGTCGAACCTGTTGCTCGATTCGATGGCCAAGCGGCAGCGTGCGCGCTTCGGCACGGAAATGATTCCGCGTAGCGATAGTGTGCGGAAGGCTTTGCGTGCCTTGCGTGATGGCACGCCGGTGATGCTGGCCGCCGATATGGATTTTGGGCTGCGGGATTCGGTGTTTGTGCCGTTTTTTGGGGTGCCGGCTTGTACCTTGACTTCTGTTTCGCGGATGGCGAAGGCTGGGAATGCGCGGGTTGTGCCGTTTGTGACTGAGGTTTTGCCCGACTATCGGGGTTATAAGCTGACTATTTTTGATGCGCTAAGCGATTTTCCTTCGGATGATGTTGCTGTGGATGCTCGGCGCATTACCGAGTTTCTTGAGACGCAAGTGCGACGGATTCCTGATCAATATTATTGGGTCCATAAGCGGTTTAAGAATCGGCCTGTGGGGGAGGCTGGGGTTTATTGA
- a CDS encoding cupin domain-containing protein, translating into MSDVQAIQRPYRAINFAEKLQLINDPWQPRVVAEMNDYQFKLVRIEGDFVWHEHAETDETFIVLDGQLRIDMRDGSVLLSAGEMFVVPKGTEHKPYAEREVKLLLIEPRGVKNTGEESNERTAANDVWI; encoded by the coding sequence ATGTCCGATGTTCAAGCGATTCAACGTCCTTACCGCGCCATCAACTTCGCTGAAAAACTGCAGCTCATCAACGACCCATGGCAACCGCGCGTCGTCGCCGAAATGAACGACTACCAGTTCAAGCTGGTGCGCATCGAAGGCGATTTCGTCTGGCATGAACATGCCGAGACCGACGAAACCTTCATCGTGCTCGACGGGCAATTGCGCATCGACATGCGCGATGGATCCGTGCTTCTGTCAGCAGGAGAAATGTTCGTGGTGCCCAAAGGCACGGAGCACAAGCCGTACGCCGAACGCGAAGTCAAGCTATTGCTGATTGAACCGCGCGGCGTCAAGAACACCGGCGAAGAAAGCAACGAACGCACGGCGGCGAACGATGTGTGGATTTGA
- a CDS encoding efflux transporter outer membrane subunit, whose product MATFAFPQHLRLTLLSGAALALAACSFGPNGEPPAMPQPAHYGAEVQPTQTVPAQGVTQQFVVGAKPVPEWWKLYQSEGLNALVDEGLRNSPTLAATDKSLAAAREQLRAQIGSSLLPTIDAGGQATRNRALAIPEAGPNTFLYNIFVGQLQAHYTLDLFGASRLADAALAARVNVQAYQFDAARRALAANIVTAAITSAALRAQIDTTERLVTLANDQARDTQRRYALGAVSHADQLSAQQSAASLSASLPGLKQQWLTTRHALAVLLGRTPDAAPDDLDLAQLHVPEQVPVVVPSELLRTRPDIQAADAALKAAAADVGVATAQMFPSLSLSASMGQGGFSWPVALSGAGAIWSIGASLSQPLFHGGALFAQRRAAVDTYDATVSQYKQTVLTAFQNVADTLAALQHDTQALDAASVAARSAQGIFDETSGRYRLGALPIASTRSSEQQFRNAQLDEIRYTSARLTDTAALFQAMGNPPVEPGPSATASATAVPASGVGVSN is encoded by the coding sequence ATGGCTACCTTTGCATTCCCTCAACACCTGCGTCTCACGCTGCTTAGCGGCGCCGCACTGGCCCTCGCCGCCTGCTCGTTCGGCCCGAACGGCGAGCCGCCCGCGATGCCGCAACCGGCTCACTACGGCGCCGAAGTGCAGCCGACGCAAACCGTGCCCGCACAGGGCGTCACCCAGCAATTCGTGGTTGGCGCAAAGCCCGTGCCCGAATGGTGGAAGCTATATCAATCGGAAGGGTTGAACGCGCTGGTCGACGAAGGCTTGCGCAACAGCCCGACGCTTGCCGCGACCGACAAGAGCCTCGCCGCGGCGCGCGAGCAACTGCGCGCACAGATCGGCAGTTCGCTGCTGCCGACCATTGACGCGGGCGGCCAGGCCACCCGCAATCGCGCGCTGGCGATCCCTGAGGCCGGTCCGAATACGTTCCTGTACAACATCTTCGTCGGTCAATTGCAGGCGCACTACACGCTCGACCTGTTCGGCGCTTCGCGTCTCGCCGATGCCGCGCTTGCGGCCCGCGTGAATGTGCAGGCCTACCAGTTCGACGCCGCGCGCCGCGCGCTGGCCGCCAACATCGTAACGGCGGCGATCACGAGTGCGGCGTTGCGAGCACAGATCGACACGACCGAGCGCCTCGTGACGCTTGCCAACGATCAGGCGCGCGACACACAACGGCGCTACGCCTTGGGCGCCGTCTCGCACGCCGACCAGTTGAGCGCGCAACAAAGCGCGGCGAGTCTGTCGGCGAGTTTGCCGGGTTTGAAGCAGCAATGGCTGACGACGCGCCATGCTCTGGCGGTGCTGCTTGGCCGCACGCCCGATGCGGCGCCGGACGACCTCGATCTTGCGCAACTGCACGTACCTGAGCAGGTGCCTGTCGTGGTGCCATCCGAGCTGCTGCGCACCCGACCCGACATTCAGGCCGCGGACGCGGCCCTGAAGGCCGCCGCGGCCGATGTCGGCGTCGCGACCGCGCAGATGTTCCCGAGTCTTTCGCTGAGTGCATCGATGGGACAAGGCGGCTTTAGCTGGCCGGTGGCGCTATCCGGCGCGGGGGCGATCTGGAGCATTGGCGCCTCGCTGTCACAACCGCTGTTTCACGGCGGCGCCCTGTTCGCACAGCGCCGCGCCGCGGTCGACACCTATGACGCTACAGTTTCGCAATACAAGCAGACCGTGCTGACCGCGTTCCAGAACGTTGCCGATACGCTTGCAGCGTTGCAGCACGACACGCAGGCGCTTGACGCGGCGAGCGTTGCCGCGCGCTCGGCGCAGGGAATTTTCGACGAGACATCGGGACGGTACCGGCTGGGTGCCTTACCGATTGCGTCGACGCGGTCGAGCGAACAGCAGTTCCGCAACGCGCAGCTTGACGAGATCCGTTACACGAGCGCGCGGCTGACGGACACCGCGGCCTTATTCCAGGCGATGGGAAATCCGCCGGTGGAGCCAGGCCCCTCCGCAACGGCATCGGCAACGGCGGTTCCTGCGTCGGGCGTGGGGGTATCTAACTAA
- a CDS encoding efflux RND transporter periplasmic adaptor subunit encodes MRQQFHPHARPARLRRAAFALALTGIVALAACSKKEPVAPAPRPVVAVAVHSDGSALAAASLPGEVQARYSTPLSFRVGGKIIERRVRLGDVVKNGQIVARLDPADAQKNAASAQAQLEAAQHGFVYAKQQLDRDQAQAKENLIAPAQLEQTTNAYASAAAQRDQAAQQAALSKDQLQYTTLVADHAGVITAEQADTGQNVSAGQAVYNLAWTGDVDVVCDVSESALAALSIGQTAKVTLAALPGRSFTARVRELSPAADPQSRTYRAKLTLDNPGPDVRLGMTADIALSAASPSNPGGKSADSSSANPATSENSSFTVPATALFHDGTQPAVWIVRPADNASGVGTLELRRVTVTRYNERTIVIGQGLKNGDRVVLQGVHTVTAGEKVHVIPPLHPEDFAS; translated from the coding sequence ATGCGCCAGCAGTTCCATCCGCATGCCCGTCCCGCGCGCTTGCGCCGCGCAGCATTCGCCCTCGCTCTCACCGGTATCGTCGCGCTCGCCGCGTGCTCGAAGAAAGAACCGGTTGCGCCCGCGCCGCGCCCGGTAGTCGCCGTTGCCGTGCATTCCGACGGCAGCGCATTGGCCGCGGCATCGTTGCCGGGCGAAGTGCAGGCGCGCTATTCCACACCGCTGTCGTTTCGCGTCGGCGGCAAGATCATTGAACGGCGTGTGCGGTTAGGCGACGTGGTGAAGAATGGGCAGATCGTCGCCCGGCTCGATCCGGCGGACGCGCAAAAGAATGCCGCCAGCGCGCAGGCTCAGCTGGAAGCCGCGCAGCACGGTTTCGTGTATGCGAAGCAGCAACTCGATCGCGATCAGGCACAGGCGAAAGAAAACCTGATCGCGCCCGCGCAGCTCGAACAGACCACCAACGCCTACGCGTCAGCCGCGGCGCAGCGCGATCAGGCCGCGCAACAGGCGGCGTTGTCGAAAGATCAGTTGCAGTACACCACGCTGGTTGCCGATCACGCCGGTGTGATTACCGCCGAACAGGCCGATACCGGCCAGAACGTGTCCGCCGGCCAGGCCGTCTACAACCTCGCATGGACCGGCGATGTCGACGTGGTCTGCGACGTGTCGGAAAGCGCGCTAGCCGCGCTCTCGATCGGACAGACCGCGAAGGTCACGCTGGCCGCGCTGCCGGGCCGCAGCTTTACCGCGCGCGTGCGCGAACTGTCGCCCGCCGCCGATCCGCAAAGCCGCACGTACCGCGCCAAGCTCACGCTGGACAATCCCGGCCCGGACGTGCGTCTTGGCATGACTGCCGACATCGCGCTGTCCGCAGCTTCGCCCTCGAACCCAGGTGGCAAGTCCGCTGACAGCTCATCAGCCAACCCAGCCACGAGCGAGAACAGTTCCTTCACGGTACCTGCCACCGCCCTGTTCCACGACGGCACACAGCCGGCTGTGTGGATCGTGCGTCCTGCGGATAACGCGTCGGGCGTCGGTACGCTAGAACTGCGCCGCGTGACGGTCACCCGCTATAACGAGCGCACCATCGTGATCGGCCAGGGGCTCAAGAACGGTGACCGCGTCGTGCTGCAAGGCGTGCATACCGTGACCGCCGGTGAAAAAGTCCACGTGATCCCACCGCTGCATCCCGAGGACTTCGCTTCATGA
- a CDS encoding C45 family peptidase, which translates to MSEPSLDAVRRDQAGWIFLHIEGEPYDRGEQHGQLLATEIQNAIRTARYLAKWDTGEDFDTFVDAAVSQFANKLDTEFADEIQGIADGAKLPFAEVLAWNGYMDLLQSWWPSHAAAQRPQHGLKPWRGRRGHHCSAFIATGNATRDGRIVMAHNSWDRYAAGDAFNVVFDIVPDRGNRILMQGLPGCISSLTDFWVTEAGLMVTETTISNFAGYNAAGAPEFYRSRRASQYANNIGEWCEMFAVANNGGYANSWLLGDTKTGEIARYELGLHYSGFESTKNGFYSGYNTATDLKIRNQECIGEGEDYTDVRKNGARRLRFMQLEEMHHGKIDVELAKEMIADHHDVYLDRNDNPCSRTICGHLELDDARFGGTDHGPFNPWGANDGKVVDSDMARSMAFTARWGHPCGRPFDAQAFMKRHPQWNWLNGYMRDRPSWPWTRFEVLR; encoded by the coding sequence ATGAGTGAACCGTCCCTCGATGCCGTGCGCCGCGACCAGGCGGGCTGGATTTTCCTGCATATCGAAGGCGAGCCGTACGATCGCGGCGAGCAGCACGGCCAGTTGCTCGCCACCGAAATCCAGAACGCGATCCGCACCGCCCGCTACCTTGCGAAATGGGACACCGGCGAAGACTTCGATACCTTCGTCGACGCCGCGGTCTCCCAGTTCGCCAACAAACTCGACACCGAATTCGCCGACGAAATCCAGGGCATCGCCGACGGCGCGAAGCTGCCGTTCGCCGAAGTATTGGCCTGGAACGGCTACATGGATCTGCTGCAAAGCTGGTGGCCGAGCCACGCGGCGGCCCAGCGGCCGCAGCACGGCCTGAAACCGTGGCGCGGGCGCCGCGGCCATCACTGCAGCGCGTTCATCGCCACCGGCAATGCCACCCGGGACGGCCGCATCGTCATGGCGCATAACTCCTGGGACCGCTATGCCGCGGGCGATGCGTTCAACGTCGTATTCGACATCGTGCCGGACCGTGGCAATCGCATCCTGATGCAGGGCTTGCCGGGCTGCATCTCCAGTCTCACCGATTTCTGGGTCACCGAAGCCGGCCTGATGGTGACTGAAACCACCATCTCCAACTTTGCCGGCTACAACGCGGCGGGTGCGCCGGAGTTCTATCGCTCACGGCGCGCGTCGCAGTACGCCAACAACATCGGCGAATGGTGCGAGATGTTCGCGGTCGCCAATAACGGCGGGTATGCGAACAGCTGGCTGCTCGGCGACACCAAGACCGGCGAGATCGCGCGCTATGAACTCGGGCTGCACTATTCCGGTTTCGAGAGTACGAAAAACGGCTTCTATAGCGGTTACAACACCGCGACCGATCTGAAAATCCGCAACCAGGAATGCATCGGCGAAGGCGAAGACTATACGGATGTGCGCAAGAACGGCGCGCGCCGCTTGCGCTTCATGCAGCTCGAAGAAATGCATCACGGCAAGATCGACGTCGAACTCGCGAAAGAGATGATCGCCGACCATCACGACGTCTATCTCGACCGCAACGACAACCCGTGCTCGCGCACCATCTGCGGGCATCTGGAACTGGACGACGCGCGCTTCGGGGGCACCGATCACGGACCGTTCAATCCGTGGGGCGCCAACGACGGCAAGGTGGTCGACAGCGACATGGCGCGCAGCATGGCCTTCACCGCGCGCTGGGGGCACCCGTGCGGGCGGCCGTTCGACGCCCAGGCGTTCATGAAGCGCCATCCGCAGTGGAACTGGCTCAACGGCTATATGCGCGACCGGCCGTCGTGGCCTTGGACGCGGTTCGAGGTGCTGCGCTAG